A region from the Hydra vulgaris chromosome 08, alternate assembly HydraT2T_AEP genome encodes:
- the LOC136083535 gene encoding uncharacterized protein LOC136083535, with product MTKILRKVLSLDKFVESGTDSFIDDIIVNNNIVSSCRVQELLKKYGLDSKLPEKLVGGRVLGLRVYKQCNQVRWKRDNIPKVPEGKMTRRQIFSWCGQLTGHFPIANWLRPSCSYLKRVSSSCGWDSLVNERVVKLVSSLNERLTKEDPVHGSLNVKNISEATVWCDASSLAVGIVLEVAGEIVEDCSWLRKQDDTAHINLAKLEAVIKGINLATKWGFECINIKCDSATVVGWLRSLIIGRRLSLIEDLVKECNIKVKLFLVKSAENKADALTRVPQNWLHANHSAMTANIVPPDVKSFHNLHHFGVNRTHYLIKQTYPKEKVCRKDVESVVKSCERCLSVDPAPIRWEEGNLEVGKSWHRLAIDITHYKSKIYLSIIDCGKRSKFAIWRRLQNEKETTVCFHLEEIFRERGPPWQVLLDNSKTFRSKLVGELCADWGVSILFRCAYRPSGNGIVERHHRTIKRMAARSGKDPLKMVYWYNIAPRKNGEETSLPYKAIFSYEWKPHTISAKTNAEVLHNYTQGQEVFVKPPDSKCTSEWNRGRVSDEGRGVSVEINGLPRHM from the coding sequence ATGACTAAAATCTTAAGAAAGGTATTATCCTTAGATAAATTTGTCGAGTCTGGGACGGATTCATTTATTGATGATATCATTGTCAATAATAACATAGTGTCAAGTTGCAGAGTTCAAGAACTCTTGAAAAAATATGGCTTGGATTCTAAGTTGCCAGAAAAACTTGTCGGTGGTCGTGTGCTTGGATTGCGAGTGTACAAACAATGCAACCAAGTCCGTTGGAAACGTGACAACATACCCAAAGTTCCAGAAGGAAAAATGACACGTCGGCAAATCTTTTCTTGGTGCGGACAGCTGACCGGACATTTTCCAATAGCAAATTGGCTGCGCCCTTCGTGCAGCTATCTAAAAAGAGTTTCGAGTAGTTGTGGATGGGACTCTTTGGTGAACGAACGAGTTGTTAAATTAGTAAGCAGTTTGAATGAAAGACTTACAAAGGAAGATCCCGTTCATGGGTCATTGAACGTCAAAAACATTTCTGAAGCAACAGTGTGGTGCGATGCAAGCAGTTTAGCTGTTGGCATAGTTTTGGAAGTGGCTGGGGAAATAGTAGAAGACTGTTCGTGGCTGAGGAAACAAGATGATACGGCTCACATTAATCTTGCAAAGTTAGAAGCCGTGATAAAAGGAATTAATCTAGCAACAAAATGGGGATTCGAATGTATTAACATAAAGTGTGATTCGGCTACTGTTGTCGGTTGGTTGAGATCCTTAATTATCGGTCGCCGGTTGTCATTAATTGAAGACCTTGTGAAGGAGTgcaatataaaagtaaaacttttccTGGTAAAGTCAGCAGAAAACAAAGCCGATGCTCTTACGAGGGTACCACAGAACTGGCTGCATGCAAACCATTCTGCAATGACAGCAAACATTGTACCGCCTGATGTGAAGTCGTTtcataatcttcatcactttgGAGTCAATCGAACacattatttgataaaacaaacaTATCCGAAGGAGAAAGTTTGCAGAAAAGACGTTGAATCAGTCGTGAAAAGTTGCGAAAGATGTTTATCGGTGGATCCTGCGCCGATTAGATGGGAAGAAGGAAATCTTGAAGTTGGAAAGAGCTGGCATCGTTTGGCTATTGACATAACCCACTACAAATCAAAGATTTACTTGTCTATTATTGACTGTGGAAAAAGGAGTAAGTTTGCAATTTGGAGAAGGCTACAGAACGAGAAAGAAACAACAGTGTGCTTCCATTTAGAAGAAATATTCCGAGAAAGAGGACCTCCGTGGCAAGTTCTACTTGACAACAGCAAGACTTTTCGCTCAAAACTCGTTGGTGAATTATGCGCAGATTGGGGAGTGTCCATCTTGTTTCGTTGCGCTTACAGGCCATCTGGAAATGGAATTGTTGAACGTCATCATCGCACAATCAAGCGCATGGCAGCCAGAAGTGGCAAAGACCcgttaaaaatggtatattggTATAACATAGCTCCCAGAAAAAATGGCGAGGAAACATCGCTTCCCTACAAAGCTATATTTTCCTACGAGTGGAAACCACACACAATTTCTGCCAAAACTAACGCGGAAGTTCTCCACAACTATACACAAGGACAAGAAGTATTTGTAAAACCACCTGACTCAAAATGCACGAGCGAATGGAACAGAGGAAGAGTCTCAGATGAAGGACGAGGAGTTTCGGTAGAAATCAATGGATTGCCGAGACACATGTAG
- the LOC100210606 gene encoding programmed cell death protein 6 isoform X2, translated as MAWNQQTFSSGYQQQPLGYMQSLSAGQKQASSTWPTGSYQPPGNYQQAPPGQQLSTGNYQQPTSFSYQQPPLGNNQQPPPNYRQSSANSYQQTPCGNQQVSGIYQQQQPMSYQFQSGGVYQQPYNQQYSQQMQFQPGLAGPIQSQRAPPDGIDSTLWGWFLAVDRDNSGAITSDELQQALLNNNWSHFNGETCRLMIGMFDKDRSGTINVYEFAALWKYIQEWKQCFDSFDRDRSGTIDQNELNQAFTSFGYRLSPYFCQLCVRTFDRTGSNTMKFDDFIQCCVMLKTLTDAFRKHDLQQRGVVNVTYEQFLEMVLNNTLAGI; from the exons aTGGCGTGGAACCAACAA ACTTTTAGTTCTGGATATCAACAGCAGCCTCTAGGTTACATGCAATCTTTATCTGCTGGTCAAAAACAAGCATCAAGTACCTGGCCCACTGGTAGTTACCAACCACCAGGTAACTACCAGCAGGCACCACCTGGCCAGCAGCTATCAACTGGTAATTACCAACAACCAACATCTTTTAGTTATCAACAACCACCTCTTGGGAATAATCAGCAGCCACCACCTAATTATAGACAATCATCTGCTAATAGTTATCAACAGACACCTTGTGGTAACCAGCAAGTTTCTGGGATATATCAGCAACAACAACCTATGAGTTATCAATTTCAATCTGGAGGAGTGTATCAACAGCCATATAACCAGCAATACTCACAACAAATGCAATTTCAGCCTGGGCTAGCAGGTCCAATACAAAGTCAAAGAGCTCCACCTGATGGAATCGACTCAACTCTTTGGGGATGGTTTTTG GCAGTTGATAGAGATAACTCTGGAGCAATAACTTCTGATGAGTTGCAACAAGCTTTGCTTAATAACAATTGGTCACATTTTAATGGAGAAACATGTAGATTAATGATTGGAATGTTTGACAAAGATAG GTCTGGTACAATTAATGTTTATGAATTTGCTGCATTATGGAAATACATCCAGGAATGGAAACAATGTTTTGATAG ttttgaTCGAGATCGATCAGGAACAATTGACCAAAATGAATTAAATCAAGCTTTCACATCATTCGGATATCGATT ATCTCCATACTTTTGTCAGTTGTGTGTTCGTACCTTTGATCGAACTGGATCAAATACAATGaaatttgatgattttattcAATGCTGTGTTATGCTAAAGACACTCACTGATGCTTTTCGAAAACATGATCTTCAGCAACGAGGTGTTGTTAATGTCACCTATGAACAG TTTTTAGAAATGGTTCTTAATAACACATTAGCTGGTATATGA